The proteins below come from a single Osmia lignaria lignaria isolate PbOS001 unplaced genomic scaffold, iyOsmLign1 scaffold0012, whole genome shotgun sequence genomic window:
- the LOC143306508 gene encoding uncharacterized protein LOC143306508 — MRFSRKRESCRNDGMSRLSAREVSQARLLLRGRAGEKSPVVRERQKTQIPVPLLQILPGSLVSSIGDWRILDDLRRFPGQGRLQVQQFLYIWKIGNAVNEAPEKISETLPLQGVSREDQGVSENR; from the exons ATGCgattttctaggaaaagagaAAGCTGTCGGAACGACGGGATGTCACGACTATCAGCAAGAGAGGTTTCCCAGGCCAG ACTGCTGTTGCGCGGGAGGGCAGGAGAGAAGAGCCCGGTGGTGCGAGAAAGACAGAAGACGCAAATTCCCGTACCGCTGCTCCAGATCCTCCCAGGCTCCTTGGTATCCAGCATCGGTGATTGGCGTATTTTGGATGACCTCCGCCGCTTCCCCGGTCAAGGCCGTCTTCAGGTACAGCAATTTCTGTACATCTGGAAGATTGGGAACGCTGTGAACGAGGCTCCGgaaaagatctcggaaactctCCCACTGCAGGGGGTCTCCCGAGAAG ATCAGGGCGTTTCCGAAAACCGTTAG